One Brassica napus cultivar Da-Ae chromosome A5, Da-Ae, whole genome shotgun sequence DNA window includes the following coding sequences:
- the LOC111206768 gene encoding uncharacterized protein LOC111206768 isoform X2, with product MGDSVPLKLALPELKYPIGSQPKEKSAINQYSGSDYISIVKSILKPDEMIRVRGSFLGPIMKLSERGLKLSAKIVYAILTRSIVSVKENEAWFHFGAQPMRFSIREFHMMTGLKCSGALEGPRRETERFNWELLKGRSHKLSDVVDQLRNTREDASEERVCLAMLILVESILLRKSKGGSFPLEYAKNAQDMTYPWGKEAYIVLLKSIQNAVANHLENKSKFELQGYPLVFLLWILESIPLLRNKFSKCVPTVEVPGPTYLCEKYTEIENPSLDRVLQVEADTKLKVHCILPSIPHDPEDDISIEDKYSDELETVKDVTKKGYKITADDWENRCVDTFDTLDALIQMMANKETGQASTPIDEDSVNEKVNRIITVMEENLKSMKDRMSLLEEENIHLRARVSELEGNSNVFPTNVTQKRSSGTPLSPMSHTQPSSGTPLSPMSHTQPSSETPLSPMSQQPNLTHEETMIESAASPKSQQNEDYTQSSSETPLSPMSQQPNLTNEDTMNESDDETPALDTQVFSPNLTKERETQTSTDETPPKTNQGEGKPDDEIVIESPAAQTQVLQKETLEMNETPSSPISPKSIEAQVFTPIQKQQTVTEETYEATQPLTEIISANNKKEDTHAVHYRPSSPLSSLIALVIEENKNALSETETATQYFSTSEGEHSQSSRKNQAEEYLKDTTEPTTELVSTDVSKTQPLTPQTQHLQTSEGDQSDETPSEQNQAEENLKDTTEPTTELVSTYVSKMPPITQQTEHLQTSAIDFSEKNEVEVSRLLAHFQIGAEVEILSTDDEIWYPGKVVDLKLCEGLEELTVEYTTLFTDQHRLQKLQDTITADKIRPATPTSDQKSFEMMDKVEAFYNNGWSSGQISMVLGDNTYSVCLYTSMETILFKHSDLRIHREWKDGVWKMADKVKPDKKRKAAASSQNSGMDNVFLRRSERVPKRSRDTKTPFKSDRNPALTVIPEIIPAVDPFSTPAEHKLSRLQNWMTLKPGMHETSLSINDNKIRKSFFQSMENAKKDLKKEHIDGAFAMLNCRRNENAAWFHNYKIPKACFLPMEFLHCLLSDDLAYKKEKVKGKKIFNDLFKDTVRGKVYPEKTWGEDVDVVYGITLGKKSNVWIGMEIHLKKKRITVYDCFQKESNSIDIPQVKKLAVLISNLLVESSGDEVDKVKMIPFEIEQAQGLPKTKHPFNCGIFLVKILECQSLKIGDMTKINDDNALELRRTLSCEIFNQFVDESFGK from the exons atgggAGATTCAGTACCTCTAAAACTAGCACTGCCAGAGCTGAAGTATCCTATTGGTTCACAGCCAAAGGAAAAGTCAGCAATCAACCAATACTCTGGTTCAGATTATATCTCTATTGTCAAAAGCATCCTAAAACCAGATGAGATGATAAGAGTCCGAGGATCATTTCTGGGACCTATAATGAAGCTCAGTGAGAGAGGATTGAAGTTATCAGCAAAGATAGTCTACGCCATTCTCACTAGAAGCATCGTTTCTGTCAAGGAGAATGAAGCCTGGTTCCATTTCGGTGCGCAGCCAATGAGGTTCTCTATAAGAGAATTTCATATGATGACAGGCTTGAAATGTAGTGGTGCATTAGAAGGACCACGAAGGGAAACCGAGAGATTTAATTGGGAATTGCTAAAGGGGCGTAGTCATAAGTTAAGTGACGTGGTGGACCAGCtcagaaacacaagagaagatgcTTCTGAGGAGAGAGTATGCCTCGCAATGCTCATCCTGGTAGAGAGCATATTATTGCGGAAGAGCAAAGGAGGGAGTTTTCCTTTGGAATATGCGAAAAATGCACAGGATATGACATATCCATGGGGAAAAGAGGCTTACATTGTGCTCCTGAAGTCAATTCAAAACGCTGTCGCGAATCATTTGGAGAATAAATCCAAATTTGagttgcaaggttatcctctagTATTCCTTCTTTGGATACTAGAGTCGATTCCTTTGCTAAGGAATAAGTTCAGTAAGTGTGTACCAACAGTTGAGGTTCCTGGGCCGACTTACTTGTGTGAAAAATACACTGAGATAGAGAATCCATCACTTGATAGGGTTTTACAGGTTGAAGCTGATACAAAG CTGAAGGTCCATTGCATACTACCTTCTATTCCTCATGATCCAGAAGATGATATCTCCATTGAAGACAAATATAGTGACGAGTTGGaaacagtgaaagatgtaaCAAAGAAAGGGTACAAGATTACAGCCGATGACTGGGAAAATAGGTGTGTAGACACATTTGACACATTGGATGCTCTTATTCAAATGATGGCAAATAAGGAGACTGGCCAAGCTTCTACTCCGATTGATGAGGATTCAGtaaatgaaaaagtgaacaggatCATCACGGTAATGGAGGAGAATCTGAAGAGCATGAAGGATCGAATGTCATTActggaagaagaaaacatacaTCTTAGAGCTCGTGTGTCAGAGTTGGAAGGAAACAGCAATGTTTTTCCCACTAACGTGACACAAAAG CGATCCAGTGGgacacctttatctccaatgtctcacaCGCAACCATCCAGTGGgacacctttatctccaatgtctcacacgcaaccatcgagtgagacacctttatctccaatgtctcaacagcctaatttgacacatgag GAGACAATGATTGAATCAGCTGCATCTCCAAAGTCTCAACAAAATGAG GATTACACGCAATCATCGAGTGAGacgcctttatctccaatgtctcaacagcctaatttgacaaatgag GACACAATGAATGAATCAGATGATGAAACTCCTGCCCTTGATACTCAAGTATTCTCTCCTAATCTGACaaaagag AGGGAAACACAAACCTCTACTGATGAAACGCcacccaaaactaatcaaggagaaggaaaaccagatgatgag ATTGTGATTGAGTCACCTGCTGCTCAGACTCAAGTTTTGCAAAAAGAAACACTGGAAATGAATGagacaccttcttctccaatatCTCCAAAGAGTATTGAGGCTCAAGTTTTTACTCCAATTCAGAAACAGCAg aCGGTAACAGAGGAAACGTATGAGGCTACACAGCCATTGACTGAGATCATTTCAGCAAACAATAAAAAG GAGGATACACATGCTGTGCATTACAGACCTTCCTCTCCATTGTCTTCACTAATTGCACTAGTtattgaagaaaataagaatgctttg AGTGAGACAGAAACTGCGACCCAATATTTTTCTACAAGTGAAGGAGAGCATTCACAATCAAGCAGAAAGAATCAAGCGGAAGAATATCTCAAGGATACTACAGAACCTACTACTGAGCTAGTTTCCACAGATGTTTCGAAGACACAGCCTCTTACTCCGCAAACACAGCACCTTCAGACAAGTGAGGGAGATCAATCCGATGAGACACCATCAGAGCAGAATCAAGCAGAAGAAAATCTCAAGGATACTACAGAACCTACTACTGAGCTAGTTTCCACATATGTTTCGAAGATGCCGCCTATTACTCAGCAAACAGAGCATCTTCAGACAAGTGCTAtagatttttcagaaaaaaacgaG GTTGAAGTAAGCAGGCTTCTAGCTCACTTTCAAATAGGCGCAGAGGTTGAAATTTTGTCTACTGATGACGAAATATGGTATCCAGGAAAGGTTGTTGATCTTAAACTGTGTGAAGGACTAGAGGAGCTGACAGTTGAGTACACGACACTCTTCACAGACCAACATAGACTTCAGAAACTTCAGGATACTATCACGGCTGACAAAATACGTCCTGCAACACCAACTAGTGACCAAAAATCCTTTGAGATGATGGATAAGGTAGAAGCCTTCTACAACAATGGCTGGAGCAGCGGACAAATTAGCATGGTACTTGGTGATAACACATACTCGGTGTGTCTCTATACTTCTATGGAAACTATTCTATTCAAACATTCAGATTTGCGAATTCATAGAGAATGGAAAGATGGAGTCTGGAAGATGGCAGATAAG GTGAAGCCTGATAAGAAAAGGAAAGCTGCTGCCTCATCACAAAATTCAGGAATGgataatgttttcctaagaagGAGCGAGAGGGTGCCTAAACGATCTAGAGACACAAAAACTCCATTCAAGTCTGACAGAAATCCGGCTTTAACTGTAATACCTGAGATTATACCTGCAGTTGATCCGTTTTCAACTCCTGCGGAACATAAGCTTTCAAGGCTTCAAAATTGGATGACATTAAAGCCCGGCATGCATGAAAC GTCCCTATCAATCAATGATAATAAGATAAGGAAATCTTTCTTTCAAAGCATGGAAAATGCAAAAAAGGACCTTAAGAAAGAG cacatTGATGGAGCCTTTGCAATGCTAAATTGCAGAAGAAATGAGAATGCTGCTTGGTTCCACAACTACAAGATTCCAAAGGCGTGCTTCCTACCTATGGAGTTCTTGCATTGCTTGCTCTCTGATGATTTGGCttacaagaaagaaaaggtcaaaggtaaaaagattttcaacgatttatttaaagatactGTGAGAGGGAAGGTATATCCAGAGAAGACATGGGGAGAAGATGTTGATGTTGTGTATGGGATTACTCTTGGAAAAAAAAGCAATGTCTGGATTGGGATGGAAattcatttgaagaagaaaagaatcacaGTATATGATTGTTTTCAAAAGGAAAGCAACAGCATTGATATTCCTCAAGTGAAAAAGTTGGCAG TGTTGATTTCTAATCTGCTGGTGGAATCTTCTGGTGATGAGGTAGATAAGGTGAAGATGATTCCATTTGAGATTGAGCAGGCACAAGGTTTACCCAAGACAAAACATCCTTTCAACTGTGGGATATTTCTTGTCAAGATTCTGGAGTGCCAGTCATTGAAGATAGGAGACATGACAAAGATTAATGATGACAATGCATTGGAGCTAAGGAGAACCTTGTCTTGTGAGATCTTCAACCAATTTGTGGATGAGAGCTTTGGGAAATGA